AAAGCGATGGGAAGTGAAAATTGCTGGCGTTGACTAACAAAGTATTCTGTTAATTGTTGTTCACACAATCGCAAAATGGGATGTTCAGGGTTAAGTGTTGCCTTATGAAGAGAGGGGATGTGGTGGCTTTCAAACCACACCGCTAATAGTGCAGTATCGTTTGCAGTAATAGTGATTTTCCCAAATGGGCTATCGATGAGTTTGAAAAAGATATCCATATCGCCAGATCCAATAATGGTGTGGATGATGCCGCCATTATGAGCAAGATTGGCGAGTTATTCAAATCAGCGAGAGAGCAGGAGAAAGCCGCTAACCCAGAGCGATGACTGCAAGGTTAGCGGGGTAAAGAGTTACTTAGCGTGTTGCTTTAAGTAATCTAATGCGCCTTTAATTGCCGCCACTTGTGCCATGTTACATTCTTCTTCTGTAACACGTGGGCTATCTGGGTAAACCTCTGTTGTCGACGTATAAGCAGCGTCTGTCACGCTAGCACACAAACCTAACGCTTTTAGCGGGTAGTTAATTACGCCTTCTTGAGTGATTGGCTCACCAATAATATTACCATTGTCATCTGGTGGTGCAATATGAGTGACATGACGAACTTCATCAATGATGGCTGTTTGGAACCCATCTTGTGGGTTTTCAGTATCACCCACTACATAGAAACCATCTGGCACACTGTCTTCAATGTATTCTTTACCATCACGTGCAGCTAAGGCTGGGCGGAACTCTGATTCATCCGTATCAGTGGTTTCATGCAGATCAATGTGTGCCAAGAAAGAGGTTTTCTGATCTTGTACTAACTGCATTAATGCTGCTGATTCTTCTGCTGGGCTGTTAGGTACAAATGAGCGGTTTGGATCGACAGCATTTGGATTCCAACGGTTGATAGTTTCATAACCCCAAGGGCTCACACAAGGTGCCATAAGAATATTGAAATCACTGCTGTAGTTGTCTGCTTCTAACGCCATAAATGCTAAT
The genomic region above belongs to Photobacterium leiognathi and contains:
- a CDS encoding M14 family metallopeptidase, giving the protein MNNSSTYHIGKAETPWGSEEKAQWLAETTIKRSYLEQVVTKIDALKDKFDITQYGALSYAPEKYPLFSIKTRNWDENKPTVLVTGGIHGYETSGVHGALAFMALEADNYSSDFNILMAPCVSPWGYETINRWNPNAVDPNRSFVPNSPAEESAALMQLVQDQKTSFLAHIDLHETTDTDESEFRPALAARDGKEYIEDSVPDGFYVVGDTENPQDGFQTAIIDEVRHVTHIAPPDDNGNIIGEPITQEGVINYPLKALGLCASVTDAAYTSTTEVYPDSPRVTEEECNMAQVAAIKGALDYLKQHAK